In Rhodanobacter denitrificans, the sequence GCCGAAGGACAGCCTGGGAAGGCCCGCGCGCTAGCTGGCTCGCTGAACAGCACAAAGCTCGACAAATTGGACCCAACAGGCGAATGGAGCAAACGCGCCAAGAGCCTCACTCAGCCGGAGGCAGCGCAGAAGTCCGTATGCGCAACCACAATGTAATGATCGGTGAGGGTTAGCGCTCAGGGAACGACACCGGTCAGCATCAATTCGCTCTGAACGAGATGCACGGCGATCACATCACGCCGTGGTCCAAGGGCGGTCACACCACCCCCGAGAACTGCCAGATGCTCTGCATCCCGTGCAATCGGGACGAGAGCGATCAATGATCTCATCGCACCGTCGAAAGCCATCCCACCACACAGAGAATCACTCCATGGCCATTGATCTGAACAACCTCTCCCCGAAAGAACTTCAAGCGCTCATTGCAAACGCGAACGCTCGGATGCACGAAGCGCACGCGAACCAGGTTCGTGCGGTGCGCGCGAAGATCGATGCGATGCTCCAATCGGCCGGGCTGACGATCAACGAGGTCTACCCGACCCGGGGTGGCAAGAAGTCCGCGACCAAGAAAGGAACGGTTGCGCCGAAGTACCTCAACCCCAACGGTCCGGACACCTGGTCCGGCCGTGGCCGTGCGCCGGTGTGGTTTTCCGAGGCCCTCAAGAAGCGCGGCGTCACCGCTGAGAGCTTGCTGATTGGTGGCGGCGCCAAGAAAGCCGCAACGGCCAAAAAGGCTACGGTGAAAAAGGCCAAGAAGGCCCCCGTCAAAAAAGCCTGACATCAGAAGCTTCAACAAACAAAGGCATCCGGAAGGGTGCCTTTTTTGTTGAGCAGGGCTCCTTGGTGCCGCGCAGAGACAGCTGATGGTCACCGACGGGTCGTCGGCCTCGTCCACATCCTCAACCCCACCGGATCGACCCGCACCACACCGGGAACCCGGCGTCGAAGAATGTGATGCATCGTGCAGATTGAGAAATAGCGTCATACGGCAACCCTCGCAACTCCAACCCGCAAACAACCCGCGGGCTACGCCGAAAAAGAGGGGGTTGGACCGGGTAAGACCGGGAAGAGCTCCGTCCGAAAGCCCGGAAAACAAGGAGTTTTGGCCCGAGGAGCCGTTCGCCGCGAATCTTGAAAATCCCCGTGTCGGCGGTTCGATTCCGTCCCCGGCCACCATTTTATGGTTGTATATCAAAGACTTAGCCTGCTTTGCGATTTTTCGTGAAGTGGGCTTTTCTTTTGCAGGTAACGTCTTGGTAACGGCCAGAGCACCCGTTTGGGGCTTTAAAGTGTTCGACGAACAAATCCCCTGCTCGACGAACATGTCCCCTGTCCGACGAATTACATCCCCTGCTCGACGAATGATCGACGAATGGGGGCCATGCATGCGGGCGTTCGGACGCTTGCGAACGACCCGTTTAGACGTCCATTTCGTGGTTTCCGTCAGAAAACCCTGACACCCACCAGCACCCTACCCTGATGGGCTACAGGCTACACCGCTGGCACACTGTCCGTGTCTGGGAAGTCTGGACGCCGTGGAGGCCTCCACATCAAGGATGACCGACGCACCAGACCACGCCACCTCTTCATGGGGTGGCGTTTTTGTTTTGGGCATCGCATGCTCGACCACGACAACAGCGGGGGGGGGGGCGTCATGGCCGACGAAGGTTCCAAACACAAGCCAGGGCTTGTGCTCTCAAAGCTACTTTTGAACGAAGGAACGTTGGTCCAAACGGAGGGTTTGGGAGCAATCAAAGTGTTCAATCCCACGGTGCGAGTCATCGAGGGGCTGAACAGCAAATTTGCCAAAAACCTCGAATCAACACCCGTTGACGATGTGTTTGATGCTTACCTTGAACAAGCATTAGCCTTTGGGGAGGACGCCACCAAAGAAAGCCAAGGCGCGGCACTTGCTGATGTCAAAAAGCTCACACCCGCCGATAGGGAAACTATCGCTCGTGCGTTGCTGCACATCAAAATCGAAGATCCCAGCATGGCGGCACCAGAACCAACGACTTACGTCGGTACGTTCGTCCAAAAGGTGATTCAGCAAGTCAAAGATATGGCTGAAAGCCGCAAGGCCATGATGGAGCAGTTCCGCTCAATAGCCAGTAGTCCTCTATCGAAAAGCCTTTTGGATGAAAGCTTGCAGCAAAGCGAAATGCTTCAGCGCTTAGTCAATCCCATGATCACTTACCGATCTGCATTAGAAGCCATTGATCCCCTGGCAAAGATTAGGGAAAGTCTTGGAACGGGTGCCGCAGTGCGCTGGTTGCAAGAACAAGACGAACGAGCGGCCCACATCCGCAATTTGGGCTCTGCATCTGCGGCAATTCGTAGTGCTCAGGAGAAGCTGAACATTCCTCCTCCGATAGAGACTTACAGATTTGAGCCATCGACACGGACAATTCTGGATACAGGGAAGCCTGTCAGAGAGCACCATCAGAAGGTTGAGAAGATGGGTGCGCGTGTTGTTGAATTGACGGAAATCACAGCCCTGCGCATCGACAACCTGGTCCAGGCAGCTCAGGTCTCGCAAGAAACAGCAGTCAGAAATGCTGAAAAAAATGATCGGCGGGATGGTCGTAGCTACATGCTGGCCGTGATTGCACTGTTTCTTACAGTGTTCTTGTCGATGCTTTCCTTGGGCTACCAGATATGGTCCGCATCAAACAGCACTGCCGATCAGGAACGAAAAATGGATGTGCTAAAGCAATCCCTGGCCGAGCAGAAGCATCAAACCGAACTTCTGAATCGTGCACTCCAACAACGATCCGTAGAGCCAAATTCAGCCACAACCCTACCAAACGCTTCCGCTAAGCCAAACCCCATAGAAACTTTGAAACCGCCGACAACAAAGATGCAACATCAATAGAGTTCGCATCCACAATCATTATTGCGATGCCGCACGCATTGAATGATGTCATCGTCGGTCATCGGCCCGACGTCCCACCTGATTTTCGTGCCGGATTCTTCGAACAGCCCGCTCACCGAACTTGAATCTTAAAGGACTTCGGTGCGCCTCATAAAAATTCTTCAGTACCCCTCTTGCGCTCCTTCCGATTTCTGTTTGTATGGATATTACGAAAACAGAAACAGGAGAAAGCTTGTGACCAATTTGCCTTCCTCGCCAGCCATCGCCCCCACAAAACCGTCCCCTTGGTTACTCAATGATGAGCCTGACCTCACTCCCGACCAGGTCTGGATGGTGTTGGCCTCCGCGGGCCAGGGTGGTCTGAAAGTCTTGCGTGAGGGGGTTGCGATTGCTGACACCGCAGAACAGGCGGCCAAGGGCATCGAACAATCGCGGTGGACTCCGCTTGTTCTTGTGAATGAGACGGCACTGGACGCCCAGATCTCCGTCGCAGAGAAAGCGCCGACTTACGTGGTGCGCAACGTCTTCGGCCACGCTGGCACCCATCGGTTTGCGTGCGTGTTTGCCACAAATGATGACCAGCGGCCTATGCGCTTAGTCTGGGTTCTGGCACCCAATGAAAATGCGGCCAGACATGCATGGCGTCATCTCGGAGAGACAGAAGAGCCCACTGCGGTTTTCAAACTTTCAGACCTCGTGGCTTCGCGAGACAAGGTCCGCGATGTGCGCCTCCACCGTGGCGATGGTGCGATGACAGATGGACGCGATTTCTCAAACTGGCGTGAGAGATGGCGTGGACTGGAAGAACAAAATCGACCAGGTGGCCGCGCAGAGTTTGAGGCTGACATGAAAGAGCTTGATGCGATTCGAATGCGCGTTCAAACGAAGCGGCTCGCCGCCAAGGGCGAAAGGTGAGCTGCCACCTCGTAGGTCCTGATGATCCGCCCTACCGCGTCAGGTTGAAAACCTAATTCGCGAGAAACCGCCGCTGGGCTTTATCAAATCTGCTTGATCCATTCGAAACAAGCTTTGAAGCTGGGCATCTCTTGCGCAATCTCATCAGCCGCCATGACTCTCAATCGTTCTTCCTGCGCGATGATGGCTTCTTCCCCTTTGTCCCTCTCTCCAAGCACGTCCTCAATGCATCCAACCGGCCACGCCCAGACATTTTGAGCTTTCAATGCGTCATGGCATCCCAGCGCGATCGGCGCGCCTTCTGCATCCTCCGCAAATCTGGCCCAGGTTGTTGCAGCTGAATTTTGCCCCTGGTTGATCGGCAGTCCGTTCCCGCCCAAGGGCAACCCTTGCGCTGGGCCCAGTCGGGCCAACACCACTTTCGCCTGTGCCAAGTCGGCACCATCCTTATCCAGCCAAGCATCCGCTCCCTTGCGGGCCTCGACAAATGCGAAGTCCAGATCGACAACCGCGCAGAACTGGATGCCCATGGCTAGGAGCACTGAAAAGCTCTTGGGAATGCCCGAGCAATTGCCCAATGAAACGAAGCAAATGCGGTCGATCTCCGCGGAGCAACCGTAAAGGCGTTCGTAAAGCAGTGGCAGCAGTCGTTGATCGGTCTTGCCTTCGCAGATCACGACTTTGTCGCAAAAATAGATTTCAGCCACGTTGCCCAGTTCGAAGAGCGTGCGCGATTGGGCTTGGGCGTCGTTGAGCGCAGTGAGGACCGCCTCTCTGAGCGGCGCTTTCACCACTGCGCCTGCCGCTGGATCCCTGCGAACAACCACAGTGTCTGGGGCATTCTCACGACTGAGCATGAGCGGTGAGTGCGTGGAAAAGATGATCTGAAATCCTGCCTCAGACAATTTTCGCAACGCCTCTCTCAAACGCCGGACGCCTTGGGGATGTAAATACAATTCCGGCTCATCAATCAGCAAAATCCGGCGGGCCAGAACTTCGGCGCCCCCTCTACGTATATCAGCGAGGTAACGGATCAAGGCCATTTGAATGGCGCGCTGCGCACCGCTTCCCACCTGGTCGAAACGCCGCCTGTCCTTCGAAACATCATCGGTGACATGCAAGTCGCCTACCTTGAAGAACTCCTTTATGTCGATGCTCGGAACATCCATGTCGATCGCCAAGCCCGGGAAGAAATCAGCCAAGGCTATCGTCGCGTTCGCATCGAAACTTCGAAGCAAGGGTGACCGTTGTTGACCGTTGCTGGCGAGGAGGCCCCGAACCGAGTCCAATGCCTGCTGGACCTCGGCATGAGCTTCCAGAATCGGAGCCATGATTTCGTCAAGCAGACCACGAATGGTGCTTCCAGCCTTGGCCTTACCGAGGTCTTCGCTGACGTCCTCCATGGCGATGACGTGTAACGCCTCTGGCAGAAGAGCATTGACTGCCTCTGGCAACCCAGTGGGGTATTTACGCCATTCTGTAGGCGTTCCTTCACCAACATGCTTGGCTGGTTCCCAGACTTCTTGGACCGGCTTCATCGTGCCGAGGGTGCTGCTCACGCGGACCCACAACCGACCCTCCACACAATAGGGCGTGATTGCTGTTTGGTGTTTTGCCTCGGGAATCAGCGCAATGATTTCAGGCGAGATGCCGTCGATACATGCCGCGATGGAGATGATCTCATCTGGATTGTTTGGGTCCGTTTTCTGAAACGTGCGAGGTGTCAGAACAATCTTGATGGCTTCCAAGATCGTGGACTTGCCCACGTTGTTCTGGCCCACAAGCGGCGTGAAATCGCCCAGTGAAAGAGACACGTCCCGGCACGCGCGAAAGTTCACGATATGGATTTGGCTGATGCTGTGCACGGTTCCCCTCCCCTTCCCTAGGATTGAGCGCGACACCTCAACTATGTCGCCTCATATGCGCCCCACGATACTCCGACTCCACTGACTGCCAAAATAGTCAGTCGCCCGACCACGCCCACAAAGCTGATCAGAGCGATCCTTTACTCCTTTGTGTTGCGATCGCATTCAAAGAATGCCGCTATAGGGCGCCACCTCAACAAAGCCCGTGACTCCGTGCTCGTCGGTCACCCGAATCGTCGCCTTTGTGCCGACTGGGTCGAGCCCCTGGGACTTCGCGGTGTCCCAAGCCAAGGCGCGCACCTTGTCCATGTTCTGCTTAACGGTGGGTGGAAGGGGGACTTCCCGCCATACAGCCACCACCACCCTGCCGTTGGTTAGTTGGTGGGAAAACAGATACATGATGGGAGCTTGGACAAACACCGAATGCTCCTCGGGAGGACCTGGCAGCGGTTCTGTTATAGCGAGAACCACCTTCACTGCACGCATCGCCCCGGGGGCGGGAATGCGTATGGCCTTTCCTTCATTCGATGGCCGCCCCTGCCGAAGTTCACTGTCCGCCAGGAGGAGGAAGAACCACTCTCGCATGGGCCCTCTCGTCCCGTCGAGTGTGTTCCATTGAGCCAAGTGTCGCCCACCAGCCGGAACAAAAGGTGCTTCAGTCAGGGATTCATACTGAAGAGACCAATTGCCTTGCCCACTTTCGTGCAGACTAATCTTGGTGTGCTTTCCACCCGAAGTCGTCAGGTAGACATCACTTTTTGTGATGATCACAGTCCAGACTTCAGATTGCCGTTCCGTATCGCCCACTACGAACTTGAACTTCGCCCGCTTGCCCATCACTCCCCCGCTCTCACCGGACTTGCAGAGTAACCTGCGCAACGGGTTAGTTGGTGGCCATCGGTGGCACCCGACATGTGGGGCCAAAAGCGCCAGGTCGAAACCACCTTCGCCACCCTCACATTTTTCATCCCCTGCTCGACGAACGATCGACGGGCCAAATCGCGCAACCTTAATAGGTAACGTCTTGGTAACGGCAAACCGTGCCTTTCTGTGCCGCCTGGTGCCGGCAGGTGCCTCAGCAACCCTTGTGCCAAGCCAATCACGTCGCGGTCTGGCGCCATCCGTTTCGCCAATCAATCGGTTGAAAATCCCCGTGTCGGCGGTTCGATTCCGTCCCCGGCCACCATTTCATGCGGGTTTCCAGCCATCGGCTGACGCGCTTCGCATCTGACTGGGCGCTGCCAGTCTCCCCCGCTGTTCCGCCAGCCCCCGGGCCCGTCCTCTTGGGGTACAAAAGCCGGGCGTGCCCCACGTGCGCGATGCCGACTGGGTCCGCCTGCCCCACCTGTTCCTCACTTCAGGAAGTTCCCCCCCGCAACGGGCGGGATCGGGTCACGAGCGCACGCCAGATTCGGGTATTTCTCCGGCAGCAGGCGAAAGCAGCCATCGCCCATGCTGCGTCCGGAAAATCGTCGGAGAACCTTACATTTTTCGGCGTGTAACCCACTCGCGGACGATCAGCCCTCTGATCTACAAGCCATTTCGTTTTTGGCATAGGTCGTGCTCTCAAAACGTGCCGGGGGGCTTTCATTTCGACGGAGGCACTACACATGAACCTGCTGACAAGACGTTGGAGTACGGCAATCCTCGCGGGGCTGTTCGCTGCCGGAATGATCGGGGCCGCGCACGCTTCGACCACCACCTTCGCCGGGCAGGACGATGGTGCGCCCACGACCGGCCCATTCACCAACTCGGACGCCGCCCAGACCAGCTTCCTCGCCGCGGCATCCGTGTTCGGCCCCACCCACACGATCACCTATGAGAGCCTGGCCACCGGCTACTATTCACCCATCGCCGCCGCGCCAGGGGTGTCGATCACCCTGACCGGCCCGAATTTTGGGTCCGGGTTTTCGGGGATCAGCAACACCACGTTCGGCAACCTCTACGGCTTCAATACGACCTCCGCTGGCAGCCAGTGGCTCGGCTTTGCCGGAGGCTCGGCCACCTTCACCTTCGCCACGCCGACGTATTCCTTCGGGACGTTCCTGACCGGTCTGCAGACAACTTTCAGCGGCACCAACGCCCTCCAGGTCACCTTCAACGACGGCACCAGCCAACTCTTCACGCCGGCGATCAATGTGGACGGGGGAGCCGCGTATTTCGGCTTCACCGACACGTCGCCGTTCAGCTCCCTCACGTTGACCAACTTGACCACCGACGCCTGGGGTATCGACGACACGACATACAACGGGCGTTCGACCTCCGTGCCGGAGCCTGGCTCCCTTGGCCTGTTGGGCATTGGGGCGCTGCTGATCGGGGCGTTCGTGGCTTTGCGTCGCCGCTTTGCCTGAAGCGTTGCTGGGTTCGACTTGGATAAGCCCCCCGGCAACGGGGGGTGTGCTTTTGTGCGACGCGCAGTGCCGAGTCTGGTCGCATGCATGAGCAGGTGCGCAGGTGGCCCGTCCGGACACTGCATGGCGTCGCAACAGGGTCATATCCTGGTCGGCCGCCTCCATTTCCGGGTGATAGGGGAAAGGAGGGCGTTTCATGTCGCCAGCGGCGGGATTGTCGGAAAACCTTACAAAGCTACAGTATTTATGGATGGAAACTGATAAAAAACGCAATAAAATAAATAACTTGCGAGTTTGGCCCGAAGTGTGCTTATAAAAAACTGCTAGTGAGGTGTGCTTGCTGGTAGCGACGAATACCAGGCATTCGAAAAATCCCGGGCTGCCTGGCTACGGATGATGACAAGTCTCGATGGGAGTCAAACAACATGAAAAGAATCCCGGCTCTGACAGGCATTGCCCTGGTAGCACTGACGGTGCTGCCCTTGCAGGTTGCCGCGACCCCCATCTCGACCACCATTGCCCTGAACACCGTTTTTTCTGGCAACACACCGGATGGCCCTGCGCCCTGGCTCATTGCCGAGTTCACATCCTCGACGGGTTCGAACACGGGAACGCTGGTACTGTCCTCCCACACGACCGGCCCGGATTTCATACAGGGCCTGAGCAGTCAACAGTCCACCGTCGGCTGGGCCTTTTATCTCAATCAGGCGATCTCCCTCTCTGGCGCCACCTGCACCGCCGGTACTTGCGCGGACCAGGGCGCGTCGTACAAGGCCGGTGGTTTCAATACGGGCCCGGTGCCGGGCATGTTCAACCTTGCCTTCGGCTGGTCGCAGGGCAACCGGTTCATGATCGGGGATTCGGCGACCTATGCTTTGACGTTCACGAGCCCGCTGACCGGGAATCCGTTTGTGGAGAACGACAGCAATTGGTCATCGGTGGCGCACATCCAGGGCATCGCCAACAACTGCAGCGGCTGGATCGTGTCGGGGGACGGAACCGGCGCCGAGGGCAGCGGGCCCTGCGGCGACCCTCCGCCGGTGACGGTGGCGGAGCCCGGCGAGCTGGGCATGCTCAGCCTCGGCCTGTTGTTTGTCGGACTGTTGCTGGGTCTGCGTCGGCGTTACAGCTGATCGGCCCGCTTGTGTGAAGTCAGGTGCAGGCGACGCGAGAGCCTGCCGGGGCGTAGCCGGGCCGATCATGGTCGCCGCGGCGGCGCCAGTCAGGCGCGGACGCCCCGTTCCTCGCCGGGCCACCGACTTCTGCGCGCAGGGCTCCTTCGCTGAGGGAACCCTACTTCCGATTGGCTCACATCCTCGCATCAGCGAGGACACCTCAACCTAGGCTGCCGACCAGGCGAGACCGCGGCCCGCCAGACCGGTGCCGGCCGTCCGGCACGGATCAATACCGTAGCTGGCTTTCAAAAGGCCCGCGACCAGGGAACCACGCAGTTGCTCGGGCTCAAACGCGAAGCGATGCGAGAACTTGCTGGCGGGCAGTGGATTGTCACGCGCATCAGCGAGACCTCGTGGCAACTCGTCTTTCGCCAGCCCCTCAATCAGGCGAAGGCGCAAGGGCACCACGGGATTGTTCCGCACCATGGGGTAGCTTGTCGGTGGCGCGAATTGCTCGAAGCCGTAACAACGCACGTAGAACTGGGCATGCCGCGGATGCACACCGATGACGATGTCAGTCACGCCGATGTGCAACCCATAGTGCACGGCCCAGCGCATCATGCTGAACAAGGCCGCGACACCACGTGATGCGCACTGGCGACGATCCGCCAGCATCCCCACCTCCAGCAGGCGACGCCCTTTTCGGCGCAGTTCACCCAGAGGTCCCGCATATACGCTGTCCAGCGCGAGCCCCTTGGGGTTGTCACGAAACAGCGTCATCGTATAGCCGACTTCCGCTCCTTCCGCTCCCCATATCACGCATGCATGCTGTCCCACGGCAGAGGGAGCGGCATGCAGGCCATACGGGTTTTCGTCAATCAGCCCCATTTGCGTATAGCGCTCATATACCAGTCGCCAGGCCGATTCAACCTGTTCAAGACTGGTCGCGCAGGAACAAGGCTGTTCATTGCCGCGCACTGTTGAACGATTGAGACGCGCCGTAATGTCGACAACTGTCTCGGGCATTTCTGCCGATCTGATTATATTCATGTTCCAATCGCCGATCAGGGACACGTTGTTTCAAGGCATACTGCTTT encodes:
- a CDS encoding H-NS family nucleoid-associated regulatory protein, which gives rise to MAIDLNNLSPKELQALIANANARMHEAHANQVRAVRAKIDAMLQSAGLTINEVYPTRGGKKSATKKGTVAPKYLNPNGPDTWSGRGRAPVWFSEALKKRGVTAESLLIGGGAKKAATAKKATVKKAKKAPVKKA
- a CDS encoding ATP-dependent nuclease: MHSISQIHIVNFRACRDVSLSLGDFTPLVGQNNVGKSTILEAIKIVLTPRTFQKTDPNNPDEIISIAACIDGISPEIIALIPEAKHQTAITPYCVEGRLWVRVSSTLGTMKPVQEVWEPAKHVGEGTPTEWRKYPTGLPEAVNALLPEALHVIAMEDVSEDLGKAKAGSTIRGLLDEIMAPILEAHAEVQQALDSVRGLLASNGQQRSPLLRSFDANATIALADFFPGLAIDMDVPSIDIKEFFKVGDLHVTDDVSKDRRRFDQVGSGAQRAIQMALIRYLADIRRGGAEVLARRILLIDEPELYLHPQGVRRLREALRKLSEAGFQIIFSTHSPLMLSRENAPDTVVVRRDPAAGAVVKAPLREAVLTALNDAQAQSRTLFELGNVAEIYFCDKVVICEGKTDQRLLPLLYERLYGCSAEIDRICFVSLGNCSGIPKSFSVLLAMGIQFCAVVDLDFAFVEARKGADAWLDKDGADLAQAKVVLARLGPAQGLPLGGNGLPINQGQNSAATTWARFAEDAEGAPIALGCHDALKAQNVWAWPVGCIEDVLGERDKGEEAIIAQEERLRVMAADEIAQEMPSFKACFEWIKQI
- a CDS encoding PEP-CTERM sorting domain-containing protein, with the protein product MNLLTRRWSTAILAGLFAAGMIGAAHASTTTFAGQDDGAPTTGPFTNSDAAQTSFLAAASVFGPTHTITYESLATGYYSPIAAAPGVSITLTGPNFGSGFSGISNTTFGNLYGFNTTSAGSQWLGFAGGSATFTFATPTYSFGTFLTGLQTTFSGTNALQVTFNDGTSQLFTPAINVDGGAAYFGFTDTSPFSSLTLTNLTTDAWGIDDTTYNGRSTSVPEPGSLGLLGIGALLIGAFVALRRRFA
- a CDS encoding HNH endonuclease, yielding MHGDHITPWSKGGHTTPENCQMLCIPCNRDESDQ
- a CDS encoding N-acyl amino acid synthase FeeM domain-containing protein, with protein sequence MSLIGDWNMNIIRSAEMPETVVDITARLNRSTVRGNEQPCSCATSLEQVESAWRLVYERYTQMGLIDENPYGLHAAPSAVGQHACVIWGAEGAEVGYTMTLFRDNPKGLALDSVYAGPLGELRRKGRRLLEVGMLADRRQCASRGVAALFSMMRWAVHYGLHIGVTDIVIGVHPRHAQFYVRCYGFEQFAPPTSYPMVRNNPVVPLRLRLIEGLAKDELPRGLADARDNPLPASKFSHRFAFEPEQLRGSLVAGLLKASYGIDPCRTAGTGLAGRGLAWSAA